The sequence TATTCCCGCCGGTAAAACTCAGTTTATTGTCCATAATGTCAGCCAGAAAGGTCTGGAGTGGGAGATCCTCAAAGGTGTCATGGTGGTTGAGGAGCGTGAAAATATCGCCCCTGGTTTTACCCAAAAGATGACCGCTAATCTGGAACCGGGTGAATATGATATGACCTGCGGTTTGCTGAGCAATCCGAAAGGTAAGTTGACCGTCACGGCGGCTGGTGCTGAAACAGCAGTGAAACCGGATGCCATGGCATTGGTTCGGCCGATCGCTGAATATAAAGTTTATGTCACACAAGAGGTTGCCCAGTTAGTCACTCAAACGAAAGCCTTTACCGATGCGGTGAAAAAAGGGGATCTGGCCCTGGCCCGTAAATTGTACGCGCCGACGCGCCAGCATTACGAGCGCATTGAGCCGATTGCGGAACTGTTCTCTGATCTAGATGGCAGTATCGATGCCCGTGAGGATGACTTTGAGCAGAAAGCCGCTGATCCGAAATTTACTGGTTTCCACCGTTTAGAAAAAATCCTGTTTGGCGACAATACCACCAAAGGTGCAGATAAATTTGCCGACCAACTCTATCTGGATACCCTGGAGCTGCAAAAACGCATTACCGGCCTGACATTTGCGCCGAATAAAGTGGTTGGCGGGGCTGCGGGCTTAATTGAAGAAGTTGCGGCCAGTAAAATCAGCGGTGAAGAGGATCGTTACAGCCGCACTGATTTGTGGGATTTCCAGGCCAACGTTGATGGCGCACAGAAAATTGTCAATCTGCTGCGGCCACTGCTGGAAAAAGCCGATAAGCCGCTGCTGCAAAAAATCGATGCCAACTTCAAAACAGTGGATAGCGTATTGGCTAAATACCGCACTAAAGAGGGCTATGAGTCCTACGAGAAGTTAACCGATGCCGATCGTAATGCGATGAAAGGGCCAATTACGGCGCTGGCGGAAGATCTTGCTCAGTTGCGTGGTGTATTAGGTCTGGATTGAGGCATTAAGCATGAGTCAGAAAACCGGCCCACAACAGGGATCGTATCAGCAAAATAGCGGGGCGGCTTTGCCGTCCCGTCGGCGCCTACTGCTGGGTATGGGGGTGATGAGTGGCGCACTGGCGCTCGGTGGGGCAAAAGTTGCTCGTGCGGCGGATTGCCCAGCCCCTGAGGTATCGTCTGCCCAGGATGAACGTTGGCAGAAACAGCCCTTTTACGGTCAGCATCAATCCGGCATATTAACCCCACAACAGGCGGCAATGATGCTGGTGGCATTTGATGTGCTGGCAGCGGATAAAGCCGCATTGACCCGCTTGTTCAAACT comes from Yersinia bercovieri ATCC 43970 and encodes:
- the efeO gene encoding iron uptake system protein EfeO, whose amino-acid sequence is MSNRFFRRTALHAALLALPAVAINAQAADIPQVKITVNDKQCEPMALTIPAGKTQFIVHNVSQKGLEWEILKGVMVVEERENIAPGFTQKMTANLEPGEYDMTCGLLSNPKGKLTVTAAGAETAVKPDAMALVRPIAEYKVYVTQEVAQLVTQTKAFTDAVKKGDLALARKLYAPTRQHYERIEPIAELFSDLDGSIDAREDDFEQKAADPKFTGFHRLEKILFGDNTTKGADKFADQLYLDTLELQKRITGLTFAPNKVVGGAAGLIEEVAASKISGEEDRYSRTDLWDFQANVDGAQKIVNLLRPLLEKADKPLLQKIDANFKTVDSVLAKYRTKEGYESYEKLTDADRNAMKGPITALAEDLAQLRGVLGLD